From Pantoea vagans:
CATGATCGCTGCATAAGTGCCGTTCTGATACAGCTCTTTGTAGGCATCCAATACCACCTGGCCCAGCGGTGAGCCTTTTGGCACCACAGTACCCTGGAAGATATCGCCAAAACCGTTTTTGTGCCCTTTGCCCGCCAGTTCAAGTTGTCCCTTCGCCTGATTAACAAAGTAAGTCAGTGGAGCCTGTGATGAGAAGAAGGCATCGGAACGTTTAGAGCGCACCGCCAGAATAGACGAAGGCTGATCGGTAAAGGCCTGCACCGTCACCGCCGGCTTTCCATCGGCCACACACTGCGCTGACTGTTTACGGATAACCTGTTCCGCAGAGCCAGCGGCCATAACCGCAATACGCTTGCCGCAGGTGTCATCCAGCTGATTAATTTTTGCCGGATTCCCCTTCTGCACGCCGAACACCACAAACTCCTGCACAAAATCGACGAAGTCCACTTTCTGCTGGCGGTCCGGATAATCACCAATCGGGCCAATCGCCAGCTGATAGCGACCCGCATTGATGCCGGTCAGCACGCCTGACAGGCCGCTCACCGTCGCATGCTCGATTTTCACACCCAGCAGTTGCGCCAGCGCGGTGGTTAGCTCCGCTGAGGCGCCCTCCATCGCGTGCGGGCCATTAACGATTTCATAGGGCGGAAATGAACCGTTGTTCACTGAAATCATTTTGCCCGCTTTTTTGATTTCATCCGGCAGCCGATCATGCAGGGCCTGGTCAACTTTTTGCACCGGAATAGCGTCGGCAGCCTGCGCCAGGGAGGCAGTCAGCCCCAGCGCCACGATTAAGGCGGTTGCTCTCTTCGTCATAAGGAATTCCTGGTTCAGCGGATCAGTTGAGTTCGGGACGGGCGAAGCGTCGGTTCTCCAGCACTGGCAGTACCCGGCGGGCATAGGCGACGCGCTCAGGGTCGAGATCGGCAAACAGCAGTGCGGGTGACTCCGCCGCATTCGCCACCGCGACGCCAAGCGGATCGACCACCAGACTGTTGCCGATATTGCGTGGGCCACACTCGCCCACCGCCACCATATAGCAGGTATTCTCCAGCGCACGGGCGCGGGTCAGTAACTCCCAGTGCATCTCTTTCAGCGGACCTTTAACCCAGGCAGCAGGCAGCACCAGTACGTCTGCACCATCCAGCACCAGCCGACGCGCCAGCTCCGGGAAACGTACGTCATAGCAGGTCATTAATCCGACTTTCATACCCGCGACGTCAATCAGCGGCGGAATGACATGGCCCGGATTGACCCGCTGCGACTCCTGCATCGCAAAGGCATCGTACAGATGCAGCTTTTCATAGGCGGCGATGATCTCACCGTTACGGATAGCCACCAGCACGTTGAGCGCTTTTTGCTGGTCGGTGGGAACGTGAACGCTCATCATGGTGGTCAGCGCCGTGTGCTTGCTGGCGGCCAGCAACTGGCTCAGAAAAGGGCCATCCAGCGGCTGTGCTGCCTTCAGTACTAAATCAGGGTCGGCAATATCACGCGCCAGCACACCTTCCGGCAGGACCAGCAGGTCGGCCCCCCCTTCTGACGCACGCTGCATTAAATCCAGACAGATATGAGCGTTGTCCTGCCATTCGCGGCTTACCGCAAACTGTCCCAGTGCCACTTTCATCATTTCTCTTCTCCCGCAGCGGCCGGAAACATCGCTTCCGGCGTCAGTAATTGGTGGGTCAGTCCCTGCTGATAAAGCTCGCGGCTAAAGTCCGCAATCATCTTCCTGTTAGCGCTAAAACCATTCTGATTCCAGTCCGCCGGTAATTCCTGCGCAGTGCGTCGCAAATCGTCCAGCAGCCACGGCGTGGTGTCGGCATATTTCTCTCTTTTCTGCATCCACAGCTGATAAGAGCGATCAATCACTTCACTTAACGCCGCAGGCAGCCACGGATGTTCCGCCGCCAGCGCCGGTTTAAGGGCCAGAATATGAATGCCCGGCACATAGCCGACACGGTGAAAGTAGTCCCGTTCCGCCTGATAAAAATCGGTCTGCAGCTGCCGCAGACCCGAATCAGGCAGGAAAAAGCCCTCCGGCATAAACGGTGTGAAGATGGCATCCAGCTCACCTGCCTGCAGCATCTCAATCAGCGGTCGCTCGTCAGGAGCCGGCTCAATGCGGCCGGGCCGGCCAAATCCCGCCAGCCGATCGACTATCGGATGCTCTGCCGTAAGACGACCGGCATACCAGAAGACATCATCAATTTCGACACCTGCTTCACGCAGCACCGTGCGTGTCCAGGTATTGCCCGAATCCTGCCAGCCGGTGACGCCAATCCTTTTGCCTTTCAGCTCTGCAGGCGTAGTGAGGGCGCTGCTGGCGGTGGTGATGATGCAGCGCTGACGGAAGCCGCGCATCAGAAAGTGCGGCAGGCCGAGTAAGGTTTCGTCGCCTCTGGCCCGGCTCTGGGCGTAGCGGCTGAAGGAGACTTCGCCCGCGTCATAATCAGGGCTGGTCGCCAGGTCATTCACCAGCGTGCCGACGCGGTCGATCTGCAGATCAAAGCCTTCCGGTCTGATATCGCCCAGCGCCAGTGGGGTGAAGTAGTCCCAGTCGCGTACCGCCAGTCTGATGAGTAGCTTTGCCATGATCTCTCCGTTTACGCTTCGCCGTCGGTAAGGGGCTTAAAATAGTGCTTGAATTTGATACTAGAGCCGTAATACTTATCTGAACAATCACTATTTTGTTACTGAACAAAGTATTTTCTTATGACAGAGAGCGTCGACCTCAACTGGTTTTGCAGCCAGATAACATCGCCTTCGGTGAAAGGCATCGCCCAGGCCGCCTCCGCCCTGATTCGGGACGGACAGATTGCGACAGGCATGCAGATGCCTGCGGTGCGGGAGATCGCGGAGCAGCTGGGCATCAGTCCGGCAACCGTTTCTGCTGCCTGGGCGCAACTCAGAAAGCAGAAAGTACTGGCGGGCAAAGGACGCAGTGGTGTCTGGGTCAGTGGCAACACGGTGATGCCGCGTCCGATTCGCTTTGAGAAGATCGGTAACTACGGCGATAACATCCGGGCCGATCTGACTCTGGCCTCACCCGATCCTGCCCTGCTGCCTGACCTGCAGCGCGCCCTGCAGGCGGCCCTGCACTCACCGCAACTCAATAGCTACACCCGTGAAGCGATTTCAGCGCCGCTGCTTCAGGCGATTAAGCCGCGCTGGCCCTATGCGGCAGAAGCGTTTCTGGCAACGGATGGCGGTTTTGATGCGATGAACCTGCTGGTACAGACCCTCGTCTCGCCGGGTGACCGGGTGATTATTGAAGATCCAACCGCAACCCGGCTGCTCGATATGCTGGATAACGTCGGCGCAGAGATCCTGCCGCTGGCATGTGATGAGGAGGGTCCGCTGCCGGATGTCCTGTCTGTTCTGCTGGAGCAGGCACCGGTGATGCTGATCTATCAGCCCCGTACTCACTCCGCTACCGGGAACAGCATCAGCGTGGCGCGACGTCAGGCACTGGCGCAGGTTCTGCAGATGAGCAGCACACTGATTGTTGAGGATGATGGGATTGGCGATCTCTCCGCGGAGGCGAGCTGGAGCCTGGGTTCGCACTTTCCTGAGAGAACATTGCACATCCGTTCATTTTCCAAAGCCTACGGGCCGGATCTGCGGCTGGCCGTGCTCTCTGCCACCTCGGAGATGGTGAAGCGGATTCAGTCATGGCGAAATTTTGGCGTCAGCTGGACCAGCCGCATTCTGCAGGACGCAGTCGCGTGGCTGCTGGAGGATAAGGCAACGCAACAGCAGATTGCCACCGCGCGCGCAATCTACCGGCAACGACGCGAAGCGATGCTGACGTCGCTGGCGCGGCGCGGTCTCTCTCTGCCGCTTCGCGACGGGTTAAGCCTCTATATCCCGGTAGCGTCGGAGCAGTTTGCCATGATTACGCTGGCGGCACGCGGGATTGCGGTCGTGCCGGGCGAGCGCTGTCGGCTTGGCCCCACGCAGTTTATTCGCGTCAGCATCGCCAGCCTCAGGGATGAACAGCGGGAGATGATTGCCGGGGCACTGGTCATCGCCTCCGGACGGGAAGTTAACCCGCTTGCAGATCTTTGATGAGATAACGGGGTGACTCAGCATAACCTTCGCGGGCGTAGAACTGATTCGCCTTGAGACGTGACTGATGGCAATGGACTTCCATGCGATCGCAGCCACGACGCGCTGCCAGCGTTTCAGCGTGCTGAAGCAGTTGCTGGCCGACGCCTTTACTGCGCTCACCCTCTGCAATGCAGAAGTAGCTGATGCGGGCAAAATCACCGGCCAGGGCCAGCTGAGGAATAAAGTGCAGGGAAAGAAAACCCAGCACCTGACTGCCATGTTCCGCCACCAGCAGCGCTTCACTGGGATCGCTGCATAACTGCGCCAGGCGCTGTTCAATAAAGCTTTCGGTGCCGCCATAGCCTAATTCGCTCAGCAAGGCACTCAACGCAAAACTGTCTTTCAACTCTGCCTGACGTATGTTCATCCTGCCTCCTCACTCACCGGGTTCTGTCGCTCAGTTATATAGCGTCGCAAACTAAAAAGCTGCATGTCAGGTTGTTATAAATATGTTACGGGAATTTATTGTGAACCGCCGCGCAGTTTGTGCGGCCACAGGGACGATACAGGAGGTTACGATGAAAGGAATGAAGCGCAGATTACAGCCATAAAAAAACCCGCCATCAGGCGGGTTTTTAGAATTCTGACTGTTAACTTACAGACTGATAACGTTAGCAGCAGATGGGCCTTTAGCGCCGTCGGTGATTTCAAACTCTACACGCTGACCTTCAGCCAGAGTTTTGAAGCCGTTGCTCTGGATTGCAGAGAAATGTACGAATACATCTTTGCTGCCATCTTCAGGAGTAATGAAACCGAATCCTTTAGATTCATTAAACCACTTAACGTTACCTTTGATCTTAGACATCTATATTACCTTTACATGAAAAATGGACACTAAACTGTGTCGGGGTCTAGTACAGCAATTGCTGAGGGATTTGTCCAGCATGATTTGATGAAAAAGTGATAAATATCGCCTTTCCGTGCATCCATCACACTTTCCTGCTTACAGACTTGCGAATCGTCCGTAAACAGCTAGCAGGTCCATGACCTGTACTGAACGCTAACCCGCTGGAAAGACGCACCTTTTTTCTCCGTGAGTTACACAGCACTCACGTTAAAAAGAAAAATCTTATTAAGACGTATTCCTCTTCTTAATGAAGGCAACAGAAGTAAAAACGCATTTTTTTTATCTTCATCGGAACAGCGCTTTTCTCTGCCTGACCCATTTTTAAGGGTTCTCGCAGTCATTGCGGCAAAAATGCTCATTAAATGAGCATAAATTCTTAAATTTCTGAGCGCAGTTCCTGCTTTTAATTGCACCCGGATAAGCGTTCAGTGCCAGTAATCCCAGTCAGAGTGGGGTATTCGCGGATATTTCAGCCAACAGCAAAGAAACATTGAGCGAGATCAATGAAGTGCTTTTTAGTGGTTGAATTCGCATTTGGCAACAAACAATCAGCGTTA
This genomic window contains:
- a CDS encoding ABC transporter substrate-binding protein, whose product is MTKRATALIVALGLTASLAQAADAIPVQKVDQALHDRLPDEIKKAGKMISVNNGSFPPYEIVNGPHAMEGASAELTTALAQLLGVKIEHATVSGLSGVLTGINAGRYQLAIGPIGDYPDRQQKVDFVDFVQEFVVFGVQKGNPAKINQLDDTCGKRIAVMAAGSAEQVIRKQSAQCVADGKPAVTVQAFTDQPSSILAVRSKRSDAFFSSQAPLTYFVNQAKGQLELAGKGHKNGFGDIFQGTVVPKGSPLGQVVLDAYKELYQNGTYAAIMKKWQLEGNMTKAPGLNLAKEASK
- a CDS encoding deaminated glutathione amidase produces the protein MKVALGQFAVSREWQDNAHICLDLMQRASEGGADLLVLPEGVLARDIADPDLVLKAAQPLDGPFLSQLLAASKHTALTTMMSVHVPTDQQKALNVLVAIRNGEIIAAYEKLHLYDAFAMQESQRVNPGHVIPPLIDVAGMKVGLMTCYDVRFPELARRLVLDGADVLVLPAAWVKGPLKEMHWELLTRARALENTCYMVAVGECGPRNIGNSLVVDPLGVAVANAAESPALLFADLDPERVAYARRVLPVLENRRFARPELN
- a CDS encoding ABC transporter substrate-binding protein; its protein translation is MAKLLIRLAVRDWDYFTPLALGDIRPEGFDLQIDRVGTLVNDLATSPDYDAGEVSFSRYAQSRARGDETLLGLPHFLMRGFRQRCIITTASSALTTPAELKGKRIGVTGWQDSGNTWTRTVLREAGVEIDDVFWYAGRLTAEHPIVDRLAGFGRPGRIEPAPDERPLIEMLQAGELDAIFTPFMPEGFFLPDSGLRQLQTDFYQAERDYFHRVGYVPGIHILALKPALAAEHPWLPAALSEVIDRSYQLWMQKREKYADTTPWLLDDLRRTAQELPADWNQNGFSANRKMIADFSRELYQQGLTHQLLTPEAMFPAAAGEEK
- a CDS encoding PLP-dependent aminotransferase family protein, whose amino-acid sequence is MTESVDLNWFCSQITSPSVKGIAQAASALIRDGQIATGMQMPAVREIAEQLGISPATVSAAWAQLRKQKVLAGKGRSGVWVSGNTVMPRPIRFEKIGNYGDNIRADLTLASPDPALLPDLQRALQAALHSPQLNSYTREAISAPLLQAIKPRWPYAAEAFLATDGGFDAMNLLVQTLVSPGDRVIIEDPTATRLLDMLDNVGAEILPLACDEEGPLPDVLSVLLEQAPVMLIYQPRTHSATGNSISVARRQALAQVLQMSSTLIVEDDGIGDLSAEASWSLGSHFPERTLHIRSFSKAYGPDLRLAVLSATSEMVKRIQSWRNFGVSWTSRILQDAVAWLLEDKATQQQIATARAIYRQRREAMLTSLARRGLSLPLRDGLSLYIPVASEQFAMITLAARGIAVVPGERCRLGPTQFIRVSIASLRDEQREMIAGALVIASGREVNPLADL
- a CDS encoding GNAT family N-acetyltransferase — encoded protein: MNIRQAELKDSFALSALLSELGYGGTESFIEQRLAQLCSDPSEALLVAEHGSQVLGFLSLHFIPQLALAGDFARISYFCIAEGERSKGVGQQLLQHAETLAARRGCDRMEVHCHQSRLKANQFYAREGYAESPRYLIKDLQAG
- the cspE gene encoding transcription antiterminator/RNA stability regulator CspE yields the protein MSKIKGNVKWFNESKGFGFITPEDGSKDVFVHFSAIQSNGFKTLAEGQRVEFEITDGAKGPSAANVISL